One segment of Marvinbryantia formatexigens DSM 14469 DNA contains the following:
- a CDS encoding DUF3737 family protein — MNAEKNKEIRQQRLTGERALFGGQNLKIYDTIFADGESPLKESRDIELYGSMFQWKYPLWYAKNIYVKDCSWLEMGRAGVWYTEDITVGNSLIEAPKNFRRCRRVKLSHVDLPNASETLWNCDGVEMEDVMAKGDYFAMNSRNMVIRNFRLTGNYSFDGAENVEIHNARLLSKDAFWNSENVTVYDSYICGEYLGWNAKNLTLINCTIESLQGMCYIDNLVMKNCRLLNTTLAFEYSTVDAEIVGGIESVLNPAAGTIRADYIGELTLEKDKVDVSKTRIVCDTICNG; from the coding sequence ATGAATGCAGAAAAAAACAAAGAGATCCGGCAGCAGAGACTGACAGGAGAAAGAGCCTTATTCGGCGGACAGAATCTTAAAATATACGATACTATTTTTGCGGATGGAGAATCTCCGCTTAAGGAGAGCCGGGATATTGAGCTTTATGGGAGTATGTTCCAGTGGAAATATCCTTTGTGGTATGCGAAGAACATTTATGTAAAAGATTGTTCCTGGCTGGAAATGGGGAGAGCAGGCGTCTGGTATACGGAGGATATTACTGTGGGAAATTCTCTGATCGAGGCGCCGAAGAATTTCCGCCGGTGCCGCCGTGTGAAGCTTTCCCATGTAGATCTGCCGAATGCGTCGGAGACGCTCTGGAACTGCGATGGAGTGGAAATGGAGGATGTGATGGCTAAGGGCGATTATTTTGCCATGAACAGCCGGAACATGGTAATCCGGAATTTCCGTCTGACAGGTAACTATTCTTTTGACGGTGCAGAAAATGTGGAAATCCACAATGCAAGGCTGTTGTCCAAAGACGCCTTTTGGAACAGCGAAAATGTGACCGTGTATGATTCTTATATCTGCGGTGAATACCTGGGATGGAACGCAAAGAATCTGACGCTCATCAACTGTACCATTGAAAGCCTGCAGGGGATGTGTTACATCGACAATCTGGTGATGAAAAACTGCCGCCTGTTAAATACTACGCTTGCCTTCGAGTATTCCACGGTAGACGCGGAGATCGTGGGCGGAATCGAAAGTGTTTTAAATCCCGCAGCAGGAACGATTCGGGCAGATTACATTGGCGAGCTGACGCTGGAGAAGGATAAGGTAGATGTAAGTAAAACAAGAATCGTTTGTGATACGATTTGTAATGGATAG
- a CDS encoding Uma2 family endonuclease, with the protein MSLPQTQIYTEADYYNLPENVRAELIDGNLIYNQAAPSRIHQTILMELAGTIRDYLKLKGGPCRVYPAPFAVRLREDRQTIVEPDISVICDRSKLTDRGCTGAPDWIIEIVSPSNSSHDYVLKLNLYANAGVREYWIVDPVRESIFVYYLEQAHFKAEAHTFQEQIRVNIYDDFYIDFASLDL; encoded by the coding sequence ATGTCATTACCTCAGACTCAAATTTATACAGAAGCTGATTATTACAACCTGCCGGAAAATGTCCGGGCAGAACTCATTGACGGGAACCTGATATATAACCAGGCCGCCCCTTCCAGAATCCACCAGACGATACTTATGGAGCTTGCCGGAACTATCCGGGATTATCTTAAATTAAAAGGTGGACCCTGCCGGGTATATCCCGCCCCGTTCGCTGTCCGGCTGAGAGAGGACAGGCAAACCATAGTGGAGCCGGATATAAGTGTTATTTGCGACCGCAGCAAACTTACAGACCGCGGATGCACCGGCGCGCCCGACTGGATTATTGAAATCGTTTCTCCCAGTAATTCAAGTCATGATTATGTTCTAAAACTGAATCTTTATGCAAATGCCGGTGTCCGTGAATATTGGATCGTTGATCCTGTCAGGGAAAGTATATTTGTATACTATCTGGAGCAGGCACATTTCAAAGCGGAAGCTCACACCTTCCAGGAACAAATCAGGGTTAATATCTACGATGATTTTTATATTGACTTTGCCAGTCTGGATTTATAA
- a CDS encoding MalY/PatB family protein, with the protein MKYDFDEIIDRKNSNSMKWDVKDGELPMWVADMDFQTAPEIRKAITERAEHGVFGYSVIPDEWYQAYQDWWSKRHHFQIRKEWLMFVTGVVPAISSAVRKLTTPGEKILVQTPVYNIFFNSIVNNGRTVLESPLRYKDGAYEIDFERLEKDLADPQTTMMILCNPHNPVGKIWSRETLARIGGLCRKHHVIVLSDEIHCDLTAPGKEYVPFASASEDCREISITCIAPTKAFNLAGLQTAAVFVPNEGLRNKMYRAVNTDEVAEPNAFAVQAAVAAFTKGAPWLDALREYLEENKQYAKAFLEEQIGEIKPVASEATYLMWLDCRELSGDATEFARYLRDTTGLYVSEGRQYGKSGANFLRLNVACPKEVLTDGLQRLKKGGAAYKKAVAVVPAVASISGCR; encoded by the coding sequence ATGAAGTATGACTTTGATGAAATAATCGACAGAAAAAACAGCAATTCCATGAAATGGGATGTGAAGGATGGAGAGCTTCCCATGTGGGTGGCGGACATGGATTTTCAGACTGCCCCGGAAATCAGAAAAGCGATTACAGAGCGGGCAGAGCATGGCGTTTTCGGATATTCTGTCATACCGGATGAGTGGTATCAGGCATACCAGGACTGGTGGAGTAAGCGCCATCATTTTCAAATCAGGAAAGAGTGGCTGATGTTTGTGACCGGCGTGGTGCCTGCTATTTCAAGCGCAGTGAGAAAGCTGACAACGCCGGGCGAAAAGATTCTTGTGCAGACGCCGGTTTACAATATCTTTTTCAATTCGATTGTCAATAATGGAAGAACCGTACTGGAAAGCCCTCTGAGGTATAAAGACGGGGCATATGAGATTGATTTTGAAAGGCTGGAAAAGGATCTGGCAGACCCGCAGACCACCATGATGATTCTCTGCAATCCGCATAATCCGGTGGGAAAAATCTGGAGCAGAGAAACCCTTGCAAGAATCGGCGGACTGTGCAGGAAGCATCATGTAATCGTTCTTTCTGATGAAATCCACTGTGACCTGACTGCGCCGGGAAAGGAATATGTTCCGTTTGCATCAGCTTCAGAGGACTGCCGGGAAATCAGTATTACCTGTATCGCGCCCACAAAAGCATTTAACCTGGCAGGGCTTCAGACGGCGGCAGTTTTTGTCCCAAATGAGGGATTGCGAAATAAAATGTACCGTGCAGTCAATACAGACGAGGTGGCAGAGCCAAATGCGTTTGCGGTGCAGGCGGCGGTGGCGGCATTTACAAAAGGCGCCCCGTGGCTGGATGCGCTGAGAGAATATCTGGAAGAAAATAAACAGTATGCGAAAGCCTTCCTAGAAGAACAAATCGGGGAAATAAAGCCGGTCGCGTCAGAAGCAACATACCTTATGTGGCTGGATTGCAGGGAACTTTCCGGAGATGCCACAGAGTTTGCAAGGTATCTGCGGGACACCACAGGGCTTTATGTATCGGAAGGTAGGCAATACGGGAAAAGCGGAGCAAACTTTTTGAGGTTGAATGTCGCCTGCCCGAAAGAAGTGCTTACAGATGGATTACAGAGGCTAAAGAAAGGGGGAGCGGCTTATAAAAAAGCAGTTGCGGTTGTTCCCGCAGTCGCATC